The Candidatus Hydrogenedentota bacterium genome segment CGGCCTGGAGCATGGTCGCGTCAAACGGCGGCGCGGCGGGCGGGAAATCACGGATCAGCCGGTAGTTGATGGAGAAGCAGGCGTAACCGTGCTCGCAGAGATGCTGGGCGATCTCGATGAGCTTGCGGTCGCCTTTGCCCCCTTCCATGAAACTGCCGCCATGCACCATTACGACCGCGGGACGCAGCCCATCGGCCGCCCTTTCGGGGAGATAGGCATCAAGCAGCAGGTCGCGCAATTCGTACGGACCGCTGGGAGTGAGGCCGAAATAGGCTTGGCCGTAAACGACATCGCGAATCATTTGTTGCGCCTGCGCGACAGGCGCCAGTATTGCCCAGGCGCACAGCACGAACGCCGCGAACGCGAATTCCCGTAGCTTCCGCATGAGAGAAATGCTCCTCATTTTTGTTAGACCACGGGATTGTTGCGCTGGTTTTTCCGGGTTGCGGCGCAGGCGGCCCGCCCGTGCGGGTTGCCGAAGCAGCCTGTGTGCATGGGCAAGATGTCCATGCCACGGGTGGCACGGGCGTCCCGCCCGTGCTCTCTCTGAAGTTCCGGCGATTCTTCAGGAGGTCACTCCTGCCGCCGGATCAGGCTGAGAAACTCCTGCCGTGTAATTGCGTCGTCGTGAAAACTTCCCAGCACGGACGACGTTGTCATCACGTTGTTCTGCTTTTCGACGCCGCGCATCATGGTGCAGAGGTGGCGGCATTCTATGACGACGCCGACGCCTTCGGCGCGGGTAGCGTCCATGACGGCGCGCGCGATTTGCGCGGTGAGCCGTTCCTGGATCTGGAGCCGCCGCGCGAAGAAATCGACGAGCCGCGCGAGCTTGCTGAGGCCGAGGACCTTCTTCTGCGCGATATAGCCGATGTGACAGCGCCCGAAGAAGGGCAGCAGATGATGCTCGCAGAGACTGTAGACCTCGATATCGCGCGAGATAATCATGTTGTTCGATTCGGCCTTGAAAACGGCCTGATTAATGATGTCGTCCACGTTCAAGCGGTAGCCCGATGTGAGAAACGCCCAAGCCTGGGCGACGCGCGCGGGCGTCTTCAGCAAGCCCTCGCGCTCCGGGTCTTCGCCGATTTCAATGAGCAATTCGCGGACGAGTTCAATGACGCGGTCTTTGTTCATAAGCCAAACCTTTCTCGTAGACTTCGTGTAAAGGCGACGGCTGGTTTCAATTGTGCACGGCCGGCATTGCCCAGGAGAACGGCCAGCGGTTCGCCGGTATCGGGCATGATGTATCCGGGCGCGAGCTCGGCCACGGCGGCCAGGAGAAACGGGCGGGTGCGCAAATCGGGGTCCGGCAACGCGAGGCCCGGTTCCCGCGAGGTCAGGTCGCCGAACAGCATGATGTCAAGGTCGATGGTTCGCGCCGCGTAGCGGTCCGCCGAGCGCACGCGCCCGAGCGCGGCCTCGATGGGGCGCAATGTGTCGTACTTTAGCGCGCGCGCCCCGGTGGGGCACTCCACCGCCACGGCGCCGTTGAGGTAGTCCTGCTGTTCGGGCCGGTCTATTGGCGCGGTGACGTAGAAGGTCGAGATGCCGGTCACGATGACGGCGTCGCGCAGCCGGTCCAGCGCCGCGACGATGTGCGTTTCGGGCTCGATGTTCGAGCCCACGGCCACATACGCGGTCGTGGTCTGTCTCTCAAGAGGAGACATCGGAGCGGTCTCGTGTGATTTCAACGGCCACGCTGCGGGCGAAGCGCAGGGCGCCGGGCTTGTCCACCACGACCGTGACGCGCTGCACACCGGCAGCCGCGAGACAGAGCCGCGCGATTTCTTCCGCGAGGCGCTCGATGAGCAGGAAGGAGGATTTCTCCACAAGCTGGAGCACTTGCTTCTTCACGGCCTTATAGTCGACGGTGTCCTCGATACGGTCGGACTGGCCGGCGCGCGACAAACCGGCGTGCAGCGTGATATTCAGGACAATGTCCTGCTTCTCCCGGCGTTCTTCGGGATAGATGCCGACGATGCAGCGCGTCAGCAGGTCGCGGATGTAAATCTTGTCGCGCGGTTCTTCAGTCATAGACCCGTCCTCGCAAATGGCGCCCACCGTCCAGGAAGATGACTTGGCCGGTGACGAACGCGCTGCGCAGGAGAAACAGCACGGCTTCCGTCACGGCGCGGGGGTTGCCATACCGCTGCAGGGGATTGGAATG includes the following:
- the folE gene encoding GTP cyclohydrolase I FolE, translated to MNKDRVIELVRELLIEIGEDPEREGLLKTPARVAQAWAFLTSGYRLNVDDIINQAVFKAESNNMIISRDIEVYSLCEHHLLPFFGRCHIGYIAQKKVLGLSKLARLVDFFARRLQIQERLTAQIARAVMDATRAEGVGVVIECRHLCTMMRGVEKQNNVMTTSSVLGSFHDDAITRQEFLSLIRRQE
- the folK gene encoding 2-amino-4-hydroxy-6-hydroxymethyldihydropteridine diphosphokinase, with the translated sequence MSPLERQTTTAYVAVGSNIEPETHIVAALDRLRDAVIVTGISTFYVTAPIDRPEQQDYLNGAVAVECPTGARALKYDTLRPIEAALGRVRSADRYAARTIDLDIMLFGDLTSREPGLALPDPDLRTRPFLLAAVAELAPGYIMPDTGEPLAVLLGNAGRAQLKPAVAFTRSLRERFGL
- the folB gene encoding dihydroneopterin aldolase, producing the protein MTEEPRDKIYIRDLLTRCIVGIYPEERREKQDIVLNITLHAGLSRAGQSDRIEDTVDYKAVKKQVLQLVEKSSFLLIERLAEEIARLCLAAAGVQRVTVVVDKPGALRFARSVAVEITRDRSDVSS